A stretch of the Planktothricoides raciborskii GIHE-MW2 genome encodes the following:
- a CDS encoding NADP-dependent isocitrate dehydrogenase, translated as MYEKITPPTTGDRVTFKDGQPIVPDNPIIPFIRGDGTGVDLWPASQKVIDAAVQTAYKGQRKISWFKVYAGDEACEAYGTYQYLPEDTLQAIREYGVAIKGPLTTPIGGGIRSLNVALRQINDLYACVRPCKYYSGTPSPHKNPEKLDVIIYRENTEDIYLGIEWRQGSEIADKLIQILNQELIPATPEHGKKQIRLDSGIGIKPISKTGSQRLIRRAIQHALRLPKEKQMVTLVHKGNIMKYTEGAFRDWGYELATTEFRSCCVTERESWILSNKERHPEITLEDNARKIDPGYDNLTSEKQAEVRQEVEDVLKAIWDTHGNGQWKEKVMVNDRIADSIFQQIQTRPSEYSILATMNLNGDYLSDAAAAVVGGLGMGPGANIGDECAIFEATHGTAPKHAGLDRVNPGSLILSGVMMLEYMGWQEAADLIKKGLGAAISNREVTYDLARLMEPPVEPPLKCSEFADAIIAHFND; from the coding sequence ATGTACGAGAAAATCACTCCCCCCACCACTGGCGATCGCGTCACCTTTAAAGATGGGCAACCCATTGTCCCCGACAACCCCATCATTCCATTTATTCGCGGAGATGGCACAGGGGTTGACCTATGGCCAGCTTCACAAAAAGTCATCGATGCAGCCGTTCAAACCGCTTACAAAGGCCAGCGAAAAATTAGCTGGTTTAAGGTTTATGCCGGAGATGAAGCTTGTGAAGCTTATGGAACTTACCAGTATTTACCGGAAGATACCCTCCAGGCCATTAGAGAATATGGTGTGGCCATCAAAGGCCCTCTGACCACCCCAATTGGGGGCGGCATCCGTTCTCTGAATGTCGCGTTACGGCAAATTAACGACCTATACGCTTGTGTTCGTCCCTGTAAATACTATAGTGGCACGCCATCTCCCCACAAAAATCCAGAAAAACTGGATGTGATCATCTATCGGGAAAATACCGAAGATATCTATCTAGGAATTGAGTGGCGCCAAGGCAGCGAAATTGCTGACAAATTGATTCAAATTCTCAATCAAGAGTTAATTCCCGCCACCCCAGAACACGGCAAGAAACAAATCCGCTTAGACTCTGGTATCGGCATCAAACCGATTAGTAAAACTGGCTCACAACGGCTGATTCGTCGAGCGATTCAACACGCTTTGCGTCTGCCGAAAGAAAAGCAAATGGTGACCTTGGTTCATAAAGGCAACATTATGAAATACACCGAAGGTGCTTTTCGTGATTGGGGCTATGAATTAGCTACCACGGAGTTTCGCTCCTGTTGTGTCACCGAAAGAGAATCCTGGATTCTCAGCAACAAAGAGCGGCACCCAGAGATTACCTTAGAGGACAATGCTCGCAAAATTGATCCCGGTTATGACAACCTGACCAGTGAAAAGCAAGCAGAAGTTCGCCAAGAAGTCGAAGATGTTCTTAAGGCGATTTGGGATACCCACGGAAATGGCCAATGGAAAGAAAAAGTCATGGTCAATGACCGGATTGCCGATAGTATTTTCCAACAGATTCAAACTCGACCGTCAGAGTATTCAATTCTGGCGACGATGAACCTGAATGGAGATTATCTATCTGATGCCGCTGCCGCCGTGGTCGGTGGTCTGGGAATGGGGCCAGGTGCGAATATTGGCGATGAATGCGCCATTTTTGAAGCCACCCACGGCACCGCACCGAAACACGCTGGTCTTGACCGGGTGAACCCAGGATCTTTGATTTTGTCCGGGGTGATGATGTTGGAATATATGGGTTGGCAGGAAGCGGCTGATCTGATTAAAAAAGGTCTGGGTGCCGCGATTTCCAACCGAGAAGTAACCTACGATTTGGCTCGGTTAATGGAACCTCCGGTAGAACCCCCGCTAAAATGTTCTGAATTTGCTGATGCAATTATTGCTCACTTTAACGATTAA